Proteins encoded together in one Planctomyces sp. SH-PL14 window:
- a CDS encoding NAD(P)-dependent methylenetetrahydromethanopterin dehydrogenase: protein MKTILIQLDTDPHPSTFDRVVAIDAGAEELFSYGGVTPDNVTGLVHGAMFTRGPGDLKNTAIFIGGSQVEAGEALLKKVTKLFFGPIRVSVMMDSNGSNTTAAAAVRAAARHLDPGHTTAVILGGTGPVGHRAAQILASLGATVHVSSRSKDRAEATCAAIRKVVPEGKVSPCGLGDEALAALEGAQFVIAAGAAGVEFFDEATWSRSKALQVAIDLNAVAPAGLGGIGITDKAVSKDGTIRYGAIGVGGTKMKIHRAAVQKLFESNDAILDTAAIYEIAKTL, encoded by the coding sequence GTGAAGACGATCCTGATCCAGCTCGACACGGACCCGCATCCGAGCACCTTCGACCGCGTCGTCGCCATCGACGCCGGGGCGGAGGAACTCTTCAGCTACGGCGGAGTGACGCCGGACAACGTCACCGGGCTCGTCCACGGGGCCATGTTCACCCGCGGCCCCGGCGACCTCAAGAACACGGCGATCTTCATCGGCGGGAGCCAGGTCGAAGCCGGCGAGGCGCTCCTCAAGAAGGTCACAAAGCTGTTCTTCGGCCCGATCCGGGTCTCGGTGATGATGGACTCGAACGGGTCCAACACGACCGCGGCGGCGGCTGTCCGCGCAGCGGCCCGGCACCTCGATCCAGGACACACGACGGCGGTGATCCTCGGCGGGACGGGCCCGGTCGGCCACCGCGCCGCCCAGATCCTGGCCAGCCTCGGCGCCACGGTCCATGTCAGCTCGCGGTCCAAGGACCGCGCGGAAGCGACCTGCGCCGCGATTCGTAAGGTGGTCCCGGAGGGTAAGGTCTCGCCCTGCGGTCTGGGGGACGAAGCGCTGGCGGCTCTGGAAGGGGCGCAGTTCGTCATCGCGGCAGGAGCGGCAGGCGTCGAATTCTTTGACGAAGCGACCTGGTCGCGATCGAAGGCCCTGCAGGTCGCGATCGACCTCAACGCCGTCGCGCCGGCGGGACTGGGGGGGATCGGGATCACCGACAAGGCGGTGTCGAAGGATGGGACGATCCGCTACGGAGCGATCGGGGTCGGTGGGACGAAGATGAAGATCCATCGGGCCGCGGTGCAGAAGCTGTTCGAGTCGAACGACGCGATCCTCGACACCGCCGCGATCTACGAGATCGCAAAGACTCTGTAG
- the fae gene encoding formaldehyde-activating enzyme, whose translation MAFNIGEALVGEGNEVAHIDLIIGDKDGPAGVAFANALSNQSHGHSNLLAVLEPNLAVKPATVMITKVTIKGGKQAAQMFGPAQYAVAKAVADSVEAGIIPKDQAEKLVIICGVFIHWMAEDEKKIFQYNYEATKLSIARAMKNEPSASEMLAKKAAAKHPFYNA comes from the coding sequence ATGGCGTTCAACATCGGCGAAGCTCTGGTCGGCGAAGGCAATGAAGTCGCCCACATCGACCTCATCATCGGGGACAAGGACGGGCCCGCCGGCGTGGCGTTTGCCAACGCCCTCTCGAACCAGTCCCACGGCCACAGCAACCTGCTCGCCGTCCTCGAGCCGAACCTCGCCGTCAAGCCGGCCACGGTCATGATCACCAAGGTCACCATCAAGGGAGGCAAGCAGGCCGCCCAGATGTTCGGCCCCGCCCAGTACGCCGTCGCCAAGGCAGTCGCCGACAGCGTCGAAGCCGGCATCATTCCGAAGGACCAGGCCGAGAAGCTCGTCATCATCTGCGGCGTGTTCATCCACTGGATGGCCGAAGATGAAAAGAAGATCTTCCAGTACAACTACGAGGCGACCAAGCTCTCGATCGCCCGGGCCATGAAGAACGAACCGAGCGCTTCCGAAATGCTCGCCAAGAAGGCCGCCGCCAAGCACCCGTTCTACAACGCCTGA
- a CDS encoding DUF1802 family protein, which produces MTSAPAPAPTLASNQWALKEWAIVTEALRQGTQTILLRKGGIAEGPGGFRIEHSEFWLYPTQFHQSDDHIRVEVAEQLPSVPVPPMGQIPLDVYAVVREVEYAESEEAVLRRVPEQILSEQTVRDRFHYRKPGLFVVTVEVFVRASPHWLEERPQYAGCHSWVPLETELDTEGLAPVSRSEAPPAEN; this is translated from the coding sequence GTGACGTCCGCACCCGCGCCTGCTCCCACGCTTGCGTCGAACCAGTGGGCCCTCAAAGAGTGGGCGATCGTCACGGAGGCCCTGCGACAGGGGACGCAGACGATCCTCCTCCGCAAGGGGGGGATCGCCGAAGGGCCGGGGGGCTTCCGGATTGAGCACTCGGAGTTCTGGCTTTATCCGACGCAGTTCCATCAGTCGGACGACCACATCCGGGTTGAGGTCGCGGAGCAGCTGCCGTCGGTTCCGGTCCCGCCGATGGGGCAGATTCCGCTCGATGTCTATGCGGTTGTGCGCGAAGTTGAGTATGCGGAGTCGGAGGAGGCGGTGCTGCGGCGGGTTCCGGAGCAGATCCTGTCGGAGCAGACGGTGCGGGACCGGTTTCACTATCGCAAGCCCGGGCTGTTTGTCGTGACGGTCGAGGTGTTCGTGCGGGCGAGTCCGCACTGGTTGGAGGAGCGGCCGCAGTATGCGGGGTGTCATAGTTGGGTGCCGCTGGAGACGGAGCTTGATACGGAGGGATTGGCTCCGGTTTCCCGTTCTGAAGCACCTCCGGCGGAGAACTGA
- a CDS encoding HAD family hydrolase, translating into MSSPKIRAVVFDLDGLMINTEDVFHMTGTELLRRRNKIATKELFALMMGRRANESFAAMKQFMELEETIEALATESWQIFDSFLDEHLGLMPGLTDLLDHIERSGLPKGVATSSDREYLGRMLGRFGLFDRFQMTLTAEDVTHGKPHPEIYLTAAERIGVAPHEMLVLEDSEAGTNAAAEAGAHIISVPHAHSEHMDFSRAKAVASSLADPKILSLIGSAATK; encoded by the coding sequence GTGTCGAGTCCGAAGATTCGTGCGGTGGTGTTTGATCTCGATGGCCTGATGATCAACACGGAGGATGTGTTCCACATGACCGGGACGGAGCTGCTCCGCCGCCGGAACAAGATCGCGACCAAGGAGCTGTTCGCCCTGATGATGGGGCGCCGGGCCAATGAGTCGTTCGCCGCCATGAAGCAGTTCATGGAGCTGGAGGAGACGATCGAGGCGCTGGCCACGGAGTCGTGGCAGATCTTCGACTCGTTCCTCGATGAGCACCTCGGCCTGATGCCGGGCCTCACCGACCTGCTCGACCACATCGAGCGGTCGGGGCTCCCCAAGGGGGTCGCGACGTCGTCGGACCGGGAGTACCTGGGACGGATGCTCGGCCGGTTCGGACTGTTTGACCGGTTCCAGATGACCCTCACGGCGGAAGACGTCACCCACGGGAAGCCGCACCCGGAGATTTATCTCACGGCGGCGGAGCGGATCGGTGTCGCGCCGCACGAGATGCTGGTCCTGGAGGACAGCGAGGCGGGGACCAACGCGGCGGCGGAGGCGGGAGCGCACATTATCTCGGTCCCGCACGCTCACAGTGAACATATGGATTTTTCGCGTGCCAAGGCGGTCGCCAGCAGCCTGGCGGACCCCAAGATCCTGTCCCTGATCGGCTCCGCGGCGACGAAGTAG
- a CDS encoding DUF1080 domain-containing protein yields MADLGRREFLLTTLTAALVPGLSFGEDKPAAPAAAAQEKWRSLFDGKTLKDWKTAEFGHGGTAKVDNGLLVIGKGEPLSGIVWSGEAIPKINYEMRLMAQRVEGDDFFCALTFPVKKDPCSLVLGGWGGGVVGLSSLNGYDASENETTGYFEFEKKKWYAIRLVVIDGRIAAWVDDHRIVNVETEDKKISIRIEVEPCVPLGVATFRTTGAIKDFKVRELSAEEVKTINKEQAE; encoded by the coding sequence ATGGCGGACCTTGGCCGCAGAGAGTTTCTTCTGACGACGCTCACCGCCGCGCTCGTTCCGGGCTTGAGCTTCGGGGAGGACAAGCCCGCCGCTCCGGCGGCAGCCGCCCAGGAAAAGTGGCGGTCGCTCTTTGACGGAAAGACCCTGAAGGACTGGAAGACGGCGGAGTTCGGCCACGGCGGGACTGCCAAGGTCGATAACGGGCTGCTCGTGATCGGCAAGGGTGAGCCGCTGAGCGGGATCGTCTGGAGCGGGGAGGCGATTCCGAAGATCAACTACGAGATGCGCCTCATGGCGCAGCGGGTGGAAGGGGACGACTTCTTCTGCGCCCTGACGTTCCCGGTCAAGAAGGATCCCTGCTCGCTCGTTCTGGGGGGCTGGGGCGGGGGAGTGGTCGGCCTGTCGAGCCTCAACGGTTACGACGCCTCGGAGAACGAGACGACCGGGTACTTCGAGTTCGAAAAGAAGAAGTGGTACGCCATCCGGCTGGTCGTGATTGACGGCCGGATCGCGGCGTGGGTCGACGACCATCGGATCGTGAACGTCGAAACGGAAGACAAGAAGATCAGCATCCGGATCGAAGTCGAGCCGTGCGTCCCGTTGGGGGTGGCGACGTTCCGCACCACGGGAGCGATCAAGGACTTCAAGGTCCGCGAGTTGTCGGCGGAGGAAGTCAAGACGATCAACAAGGAGCAGGCGGAGTAG
- a CDS encoding tetratricopeptide repeat protein, translating into MSNSSPSPSPPQDSLEVNPLRRLWWGLGAAAVVLLGIYFFAPRARTGPGTAKTATKAEWDDARCDRVLADAYRGLAPDRLGISSSEDTILRDLNQWAERCGGKNAVRTATDGIANLVSEKGLEDTTSDRFQRRDAQHIRSALLLQQIVERIAPKKAPDSERARVLFQYLMRQVQLRPAAFPDPPAFTPFDCLVYGEGTALERAWLFVEVLRQLPIDAVILTTEEDKEGAFPIVGVLSPEEGCLLFDTGLGLPVPADLATDDAWLVSKVADYKEAVDRPELFRQLDTEGLPYIWTSDRLKTAKVWLVGNSSWWSPRMANLQFQLQPIVRVTLSEPLVAPGKDQKGYRDRVAEFQGGAFEGSRIAVWPVPEERFLAAADVPKSRYWAALQRVFNGPTIVQLQKVGNQQQEVEALSNRPLKLIRVWQLENREETRRGYLSIRNAPSLIPSPENNAAAQFATFWVGLSQFEEGSLQSAQETLVDYIRINTEAIRAESALLLIAETLVMEKDPRALETLKTIGNPAQPLRNAILLRHWSRLLKPAEAGAAGKSAAE; encoded by the coding sequence ATGTCCAATTCCTCCCCTTCCCCCTCGCCGCCCCAGGATTCGCTGGAAGTTAACCCCCTTCGACGGCTCTGGTGGGGGCTGGGAGCCGCCGCCGTGGTGCTGCTCGGCATCTACTTCTTCGCCCCGCGAGCCAGGACCGGGCCCGGGACGGCCAAGACGGCAACGAAAGCGGAGTGGGACGACGCCCGCTGCGATCGCGTCCTCGCCGACGCCTATCGCGGACTCGCCCCCGATCGCCTGGGGATTTCCTCGTCCGAGGACACGATCCTCCGCGACCTGAACCAGTGGGCGGAACGCTGCGGGGGGAAGAACGCCGTCCGCACTGCGACCGACGGAATTGCCAATCTGGTGTCCGAGAAGGGGCTGGAAGACACGACGTCGGATCGGTTCCAGCGCCGCGATGCCCAGCACATCCGATCGGCTCTTCTGCTCCAGCAGATCGTCGAACGGATCGCCCCGAAGAAGGCCCCGGATTCGGAGCGGGCCCGCGTTCTGTTCCAGTATCTGATGCGTCAGGTGCAGCTCCGCCCGGCGGCGTTCCCGGACCCGCCCGCCTTCACGCCTTTCGACTGTCTCGTCTACGGCGAAGGGACGGCCCTTGAGCGGGCCTGGCTGTTCGTTGAAGTCCTGCGGCAGCTCCCGATCGACGCCGTGATTCTGACGACCGAGGAGGACAAGGAGGGGGCGTTTCCGATCGTCGGCGTCCTGTCTCCCGAGGAAGGGTGCCTGCTGTTCGACACCGGGCTCGGACTTCCCGTCCCGGCGGACCTGGCAACCGACGACGCCTGGCTGGTTTCGAAGGTGGCGGACTACAAGGAGGCCGTCGATCGGCCCGAACTGTTCCGCCAGCTCGACACCGAAGGATTGCCGTACATCTGGACGTCCGACCGGCTCAAGACCGCCAAGGTCTGGCTCGTCGGGAACAGCAGCTGGTGGTCGCCCCGGATGGCGAACCTCCAGTTCCAGCTTCAGCCGATTGTCCGCGTCACGCTGTCCGAGCCGCTCGTCGCTCCCGGGAAAGACCAGAAGGGCTATCGCGACCGCGTCGCGGAGTTCCAGGGGGGAGCCTTCGAAGGGAGCCGGATCGCCGTCTGGCCGGTTCCGGAAGAGCGGTTCCTGGCCGCCGCGGACGTCCCCAAGAGCCGGTACTGGGCTGCTCTGCAGCGAGTGTTCAACGGCCCCACCATCGTTCAGCTGCAGAAGGTTGGCAATCAGCAACAGGAGGTCGAGGCCCTGAGCAACCGACCCCTCAAGCTGATCCGCGTCTGGCAGCTCGAGAACCGGGAGGAGACGCGCCGCGGCTACCTGTCGATCCGCAATGCCCCTTCCCTGATTCCGAGCCCGGAGAACAACGCCGCGGCCCAGTTCGCCACGTTCTGGGTCGGACTTTCGCAGTTCGAGGAGGGGAGCCTGCAGTCGGCGCAGGAGACGCTGGTGGACTACATCCGCATCAACACGGAGGCGATCCGCGCCGAATCCGCCCTGCTGCTGATTGCGGAGACCCTGGTGATGGAGAAGGATCCCCGCGCCCTGGAGACGTTGAAGACCATCGGGAACCCCGCCCAGCCGCTGCGAAACGCGATCCTGCTCCGCCATTGGAGCCGGCTCCTGAAGCCGGCCGAAGCGGGGGCGGCGGGGAAGTCGGCCGCGGAATAA
- a CDS encoding response regulator, translated as MIRILVVDDSAVDRRLAGGLLERTAEWRPEYACDGQEAIEIVRRSCPDVILTDIQMPAMNGLELVRLVKSEAPHIPVILMTAQGSELTAVRALEEGADSYVPKRQLGELLADTIDRVLLLAGEVRNRQSLARCLRSMRCSFVMNNDPALLSSLVAHLQALLRDMNLFSESERLRIGVALEEALLNAAYHGNLEVSSKLREIDHSTFYELARQRMDTAPYRERRIYVDVELTPHQVEYVIRDEGPGFDVRTLPDPTDPENLERPCGRGLLLMRTFMDQIAYNERGNQVTMVKRNGAHLMKLAAE; from the coding sequence ATGATCAGAATACTCGTCGTCGACGACTCGGCGGTGGACCGCCGGCTGGCGGGGGGATTGCTCGAACGGACCGCCGAGTGGCGTCCGGAATATGCGTGCGACGGCCAGGAGGCGATCGAGATCGTTCGCCGGTCCTGTCCCGACGTCATCCTGACCGATATCCAGATGCCGGCCATGAACGGTCTGGAGCTGGTCCGGCTGGTGAAGTCCGAAGCGCCGCACATTCCCGTCATCCTCATGACGGCCCAGGGGAGCGAGCTCACCGCCGTCCGGGCGCTCGAGGAGGGGGCTGACAGCTACGTCCCCAAGCGGCAGCTCGGCGAGCTGCTTGCCGACACGATCGACCGCGTCCTGCTCCTGGCGGGCGAAGTTCGGAACCGTCAGTCGCTGGCCCGCTGCCTGCGATCGATGCGGTGTTCGTTCGTCATGAACAACGATCCCGCCCTTCTCAGCTCGCTGGTGGCCCACCTGCAGGCCCTGCTGCGGGACATGAACCTCTTCTCGGAGAGCGAGCGGCTGCGGATCGGCGTCGCCCTGGAAGAAGCGCTCCTCAACGCCGCGTACCACGGCAACCTGGAGGTCAGCTCCAAGCTGCGGGAGATCGATCATTCGACCTTCTACGAACTCGCCCGCCAGCGGATGGACACCGCCCCCTACCGGGAGCGGCGGATCTACGTCGACGTCGAGCTCACTCCCCACCAGGTCGAGTACGTGATCCGGGACGAGGGTCCCGGCTTTGACGTGAGAACGCTCCCCGATCCGACGGACCCCGAGAACCTGGAGCGTCCCTGCGGGCGCGGCCTGTTGCTGATGCGGACCTTCATGGACCAGATTGCCTACAACGAACGGGGCAATCAGGTGACTATGGTCAAACGCAACGGTGCCCATCTGATGAAGCTCGCGGCCGAGTAA
- a CDS encoding Gfo/Idh/MocA family oxidoreductase — protein sequence MASSRRRFLQTTAAIGAGVFVGKNRSFGEDSKSPNEKVQYACIGIGGKGDSDSKDAAAHGTIVAFCDVDSDRREARIKVPGFEAAQRFADYREMLDKLGDKIDAVTVSTPDHHHAPAAAMAMKMGKACFCQKPLTHTVWEARKLAKIAEEKKLATQMGNQGTSEPALRKAAALLKKDFIGAIKEVHVITNRPVWAQGGPRPPKAEVPKNLDWDLWLGPAPERDYGPGYHPFAWRGWWDFGTGALGDMACHTFNLPFAGVGLANPTSIQAWTTGHNRDSYPQKSKIRFEFKKGDNIVPVWWYDGGNKPDYQPMLGDYKFKGNSGAIIVGEKYTLYSAGDYGGEFVVLDKGKPVDLPDVEWEKSPGHFTEFHETILGKRASAMSNFANYAGPLTETILLGNLAVFAAAEGESPKIEWNAEKLEAVGHPELQKIVNKEYRGQWGAPLA from the coding sequence ATGGCCAGTTCACGTCGTCGTTTTTTGCAGACCACCGCCGCCATCGGGGCCGGCGTTTTTGTCGGAAAGAACCGGTCTTTCGGTGAGGACTCCAAGTCGCCGAACGAAAAGGTCCAGTACGCCTGCATCGGGATCGGGGGCAAGGGGGACAGCGACTCGAAGGACGCCGCCGCGCACGGCACGATCGTCGCCTTCTGCGACGTCGACAGCGACCGCCGCGAGGCCCGCATCAAGGTTCCGGGCTTCGAAGCCGCCCAGCGGTTCGCCGACTACCGCGAAATGCTCGACAAGCTCGGCGACAAGATCGACGCCGTGACGGTCTCGACGCCGGACCACCACCACGCCCCGGCCGCCGCCATGGCGATGAAGATGGGCAAGGCCTGCTTCTGCCAGAAGCCGCTGACCCACACCGTCTGGGAAGCCCGCAAGCTCGCCAAGATCGCCGAAGAGAAGAAGCTCGCCACGCAGATGGGGAACCAGGGGACCTCCGAGCCCGCTCTCCGGAAGGCGGCCGCCCTCCTCAAGAAGGACTTCATCGGGGCGATCAAGGAAGTCCACGTCATCACCAACCGTCCGGTCTGGGCCCAGGGCGGTCCCCGTCCGCCGAAGGCCGAAGTGCCGAAGAACCTCGACTGGGACCTGTGGCTCGGCCCCGCTCCCGAGCGGGACTACGGCCCGGGATACCATCCGTTCGCCTGGCGCGGCTGGTGGGACTTCGGGACCGGCGCCCTCGGCGACATGGCCTGCCACACCTTCAACCTGCCTTTCGCCGGCGTCGGCCTCGCCAACCCGACCTCGATCCAGGCCTGGACGACCGGTCACAACCGCGACAGCTACCCGCAGAAGTCGAAGATCCGCTTCGAGTTCAAGAAGGGGGACAACATCGTCCCGGTGTGGTGGTATGACGGCGGCAACAAGCCGGACTACCAGCCGATGCTCGGCGACTACAAGTTCAAGGGGAATAGCGGCGCGATCATCGTCGGCGAGAAGTACACGCTGTACAGCGCCGGCGACTACGGCGGAGAGTTCGTGGTCCTCGACAAGGGGAAGCCGGTCGACCTGCCGGACGTGGAGTGGGAAAAGTCCCCCGGCCACTTCACCGAGTTCCACGAGACGATCCTCGGCAAGCGGGCGAGCGCGATGTCGAACTTCGCCAACTACGCCGGCCCGCTGACCGAAACGATCCTCCTCGGCAACCTGGCGGTCTTCGCCGCCGCCGAAGGGGAGAGCCCGAAGATCGAGTGGAACGCCGAGAAGCTCGAAGCGGTCGGCCATCCCGAACTGCAGAAGATCGTCAACAAGGAGTACCGCGGCCAGTGGGGCGCTCCGCTCGCCTGA
- a CDS encoding Uma2 family endonuclease, whose amino-acid sequence MAGEPLTTGTVFDVRASERTRPASARITMPVSEFQDAALYGEDVRYEVFNDLVVLCPATSPAERGPNGELEYLLRAYRDRHPLGGILDDTLADQELVTPAGLRRPDRVIWTELGRTPQIEFDPPSIVVEFVSITTVDRRREFETKRNEYGQLGVAEYWILDRFRRMMVVCRGDVVAAVVPEDGTYETPLLPGFSLPFRDLLKYADRYDPPASPDPA is encoded by the coding sequence ATGGCGGGCGAACCTCTGACCACCGGCACTGTGTTCGACGTCAGGGCCTCCGAGAGGACCCGCCCGGCCTCGGCCCGGATCACGATGCCGGTCAGCGAGTTTCAGGACGCCGCTCTCTACGGCGAGGACGTCCGGTACGAGGTCTTCAACGACCTCGTCGTCCTCTGTCCGGCGACCTCCCCGGCGGAGCGAGGACCGAACGGAGAGCTGGAGTACCTGCTCCGCGCCTACCGGGATCGCCATCCGCTCGGAGGAATCCTCGACGATACGCTGGCCGACCAGGAACTCGTCACCCCCGCCGGGCTCCGGCGGCCGGATCGGGTGATCTGGACCGAGCTCGGGCGGACGCCGCAGATCGAGTTCGATCCCCCGTCCATCGTCGTCGAGTTCGTCTCCATCACGACGGTCGACCGGCGGAGAGAGTTCGAGACGAAGCGCAACGAGTACGGGCAGCTCGGCGTTGCGGAGTACTGGATCCTCGACCGCTTCCGGCGGATGATGGTCGTCTGCCGGGGGGACGTCGTCGCGGCGGTCGTTCCGGAAGACGGAACCTACGAGACGCCGCTCCTGCCGGGGTTCTCCTTGCCGTTTCGGGATCTCCTGAAGTACGCCGACCGGTACGATCCCCCGGCGTCCCCCGATCCCGCCTGA
- a CDS encoding outer membrane beta-barrel protein: MKKSVWTKWLCSITATMGLGSLAVAGESRGFINTDAVFGDGIQLVSNECTTEACDPNVCIPDPCCPIETCDAGGCGCFGGDGFDLGNKLFAEDSGWDVGGWAQFGYHSANDGTFNTYPGKFQAHQLNLYVEKKADGSEGLGFGGRVDLMYGTDASNTQSFGNAPGRFDFDASWNHGQYGWAMPQLYGEVAYKDLSVKVGHFYTLLGYQVVPATGNFFYSIPYTFNFGEAFTHTGALATYKASDKVTFYGGYTLGWDTGFDQYLGGSSFLGGATVAVTDSVTATYICTAGDLGWIGEGYSHSLVIDYKINEKWEYVLQTDYDTMDKSINAQFNAPFGGYDAVGINQYLFYTVNDKWKLGGRLEWWKCNGESINEMALGVNYKPIKNLTIRPEVRYNWVPGSVAPGAFSQGPLPVGTNAIGNASNNTTANDYNDNFIFGIDAVLTF, from the coding sequence ATGAAGAAGTCGGTTTGGACGAAGTGGCTGTGCTCCATCACCGCCACGATGGGACTGGGTTCGCTGGCCGTCGCCGGCGAGTCCCGCGGATTCATCAACACGGACGCCGTCTTTGGTGACGGGATCCAGCTCGTCAGCAACGAGTGCACGACGGAAGCGTGCGATCCGAACGTTTGCATTCCCGATCCCTGCTGCCCGATCGAAACCTGCGACGCGGGCGGCTGCGGCTGCTTCGGCGGCGACGGATTCGACCTCGGCAACAAGCTGTTCGCGGAAGACTCGGGCTGGGACGTCGGCGGATGGGCCCAGTTCGGCTACCACAGCGCGAACGACGGCACGTTCAACACGTACCCCGGCAAGTTCCAGGCCCACCAGCTCAACCTGTACGTTGAGAAGAAGGCCGACGGAAGCGAAGGCCTGGGCTTCGGTGGTCGCGTCGACCTGATGTACGGCACGGACGCCTCCAACACCCAGTCGTTCGGCAACGCTCCGGGCCGCTTCGACTTCGACGCTTCCTGGAACCACGGCCAGTACGGCTGGGCGATGCCCCAGCTCTACGGTGAAGTCGCCTACAAGGACCTGTCGGTCAAGGTCGGTCACTTCTACACGCTGCTCGGCTACCAGGTCGTTCCGGCGACCGGGAACTTCTTCTACAGCATCCCCTACACCTTCAACTTCGGCGAAGCGTTCACCCACACCGGTGCCCTCGCGACCTACAAGGCCAGCGACAAGGTCACCTTCTACGGTGGATACACGCTGGGCTGGGATACGGGATTCGACCAGTACCTCGGCGGCAGCAGCTTCCTGGGCGGTGCGACGGTCGCCGTCACGGACAGCGTCACCGCGACCTACATCTGCACCGCGGGCGACCTGGGCTGGATCGGCGAAGGCTACAGCCACAGCCTCGTGATCGACTACAAGATCAACGAGAAGTGGGAATACGTCCTCCAGACGGACTACGACACGATGGACAAGTCCATCAACGCGCAGTTCAACGCTCCGTTCGGCGGGTATGACGCGGTCGGCATCAACCAGTACCTCTTCTACACCGTCAACGACAAGTGGAAGCTCGGTGGCCGCCTCGAATGGTGGAAGTGCAACGGCGAGTCCATCAATGAAATGGCCCTCGGCGTGAACTACAAGCCGATCAAGAACCTGACGATCCGTCCGGAAGTCCGGTACAACTGGGTTCCGGGATCGGTCGCTCCGGGCGCGTTCTCGCAGGGTCCGCTGCCGGTCGGCACCAACGCCATCGGCAACGCCAGCAACAACACGACCGCGAACGACTACAACGACAACTTCATCTTCGGTATCGACGCGGTGCTGACCTTCTAG
- a CDS encoding 6-pyruvoyl trahydropterin synthase family protein, translated as MADSYRVHVTKDHLVFSAGHFVTITTPDVSFCERLHGHNWRVSADVTGPLDVNRYVFDFVALRDTLQRIVADLDHRMLLPTRHPQIPLAVSDREVEARYGDRRWVFPLEECRLLPLEQTTAELLAGWIGERLLEQIGPHDLSEICIGVEENFGQWAFWSRKFAAPQ; from the coding sequence ATGGCCGACTCTTACCGCGTCCACGTGACGAAGGATCATCTGGTCTTCAGCGCGGGACACTTCGTCACGATCACCACGCCGGACGTCTCGTTCTGCGAGCGGCTGCACGGGCACAACTGGCGGGTCTCGGCGGATGTCACGGGACCGCTGGACGTCAATCGCTACGTCTTTGACTTCGTCGCGCTCCGGGACACCCTCCAGCGGATCGTGGCGGACCTCGACCACCGGATGCTCCTTCCGACGCGCCACCCGCAGATTCCCCTGGCGGTGAGCGACCGCGAAGTCGAGGCCCGCTATGGAGACCGCCGCTGGGTCTTTCCCCTCGAAGAGTGCCGCCTGCTCCCCCTGGAGCAGACGACGGCCGAACTCCTGGCCGGATGGATTGGAGAGCGCCTGCTGGAGCAGATCGGTCCTCACGACTTGAGCGAAATCTGCATCGGGGTCGAGGAAAACTTCGGCCAATGGGCTTTCTGGAGCCGCAAGTTCGCCGCGCCGCAGTGA